One Spodoptera frugiperda isolate SF20-4 chromosome 10, AGI-APGP_CSIRO_Sfru_2.0, whole genome shotgun sequence genomic region harbors:
- the LOC118277682 gene encoding cyclin-dependent kinase 11B-like → MNSINMFEMYDVADFTSLNQGTQDHSDNENEELLAAYDQYLNRCVDIQDYEHIKTINEGTYGVVHKATHKQTGELVAVKYLKCFDSEERFSIAAARELKFLMNLWHENIVLVHELAMGSSRSEMFIVMEYLPHQIRSLLDTVRNKRQRFGPEHIHCLMTQLIRAMAYLHQNRVMHRDLKPENILMCKDGYLKVADFGMARECKQPPRQYTPGMCSLWYGAPELLLLSKEYSTSVDMWSIGCIFAEFINIWPLFLGESETDQLKKIYKVLGTPSDTVWPGYSTLPLVGDITFDEYAPSGLRKELKHKILSDSGFDLLQRMLIYDPKRRISAKEALRHKYFDNEPVTISPDEFLKSLDLEDDHEDTESNTRSGSEGDEQSDSDTGDDEQSGSDMEDEEKSGSSGEDLTF, encoded by the coding sequence ATGAATTCTATTAACATGTTCGAAATGTACGATGTTGCTGATTTCACATCTTTAAACCAAGGAACACAGGACCATAGTGACAATGAAAATGAAGAACTCTTGGCTGCCTATGACCAGTATTTAAATAGGTGTGTGGACATTCAGGACTATGAACACATCAAAACAATCAACGAAGGCACCTACGGAGTTGTCCACAAAGCAACCCACAAGCAGACAGGAGAATTAGTTGCTGTAAAGTACCTCAAGTGTTTTGACTCCGAGGAAAGATTCTCCATCGCCGCTGCAAGAGAGCTCAAGTTCTTAATGAATTTGTGGCACGAAAATATCGTTCTGGTGCACGAGCTAGCGATGGGCTCAAGTAGGAGTGAAATGTTTATTGTAATGGAATATCTGCCCCATCAAATAAGAAGTCTCCTGGATACAGTGCGCAACAAAAGACAACGGTTTGGCCCAGAACATATACATTGTTTGATGACGCAGCTCATAAGAGCCATGGCGTATCTACATCAGAACCGGGTCATGCACAGGGATCTCAAACCTGAAAATATACTAATGTGTAAAGATGGTTATTTAAAAGTGGCAGATTTCGGCATGGCCCGAGAATGTAAACAACCTCCTCGGCAATATACTCCGGGCATGTGTTCACTGTGGTATGGGGCGCCAGAACTACTCCTTTTAAGCAAAGAATACTCCACTtctgtcgacatgtggagtatcGGCTGTATATTCGCCGAATTCATTAACATATGGCCACTGTTCCTGGGCGAATCGGAAACTGATCagttaaagaaaatttataaGGTACTAGGCACGCCGTCAGACACCGTTTGGCCTGGTTACAGTACCTTGCCATTAGTTGGAGACATAACATTCGACGAGTATGCACCGAGCGGGTTGCGTAAAgagttaaaacacaaaatacttTCCGATAGCGGATTTGATTTACTACAAAGAATGTTAATATATGACCCAAAAAGACGTATAAGTGCAAAGGAAGCTTTacgacataaatattttgataacgaACCGGTGACGATAAGTCCAGATGAGTTTCTTAAATCTCTGGATTTAGAAGATGATCATGAGGATACAGAGTCTAACACAAGATCCGGCTCTGAAGGCGACGAGCAGTCCGACTCTGACACAGGAGACGACGAGCAGTCCGGTTCTGATATGGAAGATGAAGAAAAGTCCGGCTCTTCAGGAGAAGATCTcactttttaa